In Montipora capricornis isolate CH-2021 chromosome 4, ASM3666992v2, whole genome shotgun sequence, a single genomic region encodes these proteins:
- the LOC138046350 gene encoding uncharacterized protein: MYLDMLSKLVKQYNNTKHSSIKMTPVEASKKSNEGTVYFNLYGDRETSKQKPKFKTGDKVRISKYKRNVFDKGYTPNWTEEVFTVYKIQYTNPITYKLKDLRGEEIQGSFYEPELLKPKQDVFRIDKVIRRDYKKKQALLKWKGYSDEFNSWIPLKDIKNI, encoded by the coding sequence atgtatctcgatatgctgtccaaactagtgaaacagtacaacaacacaaaacattcaagcataaaaaTGACACCTGTAGAAGCCAGCAAAAAGAGCAATGAAGGAACCGTTTACTTCAATCTATATGGTGAcagagaaacatcaaaacagaaACCTAAATTCAAAACAGGTGACAAGGTTCGAATATCCaagtataaacggaatgtgttTGATAAAGGATATACTCCAAACTGGACTGAAGAAGTATTTACGGTTTATAAgatccaatacactaatccaataacatacaaactaaaagatctcagaggtgaagagATACAAGGCAGTTTTTATGAGCCTGAATTATTAAAACCCAAACAAGATGTTTTCCGTATTGATAAAGTAATCAGAAgagactataaaaagaaacaagctctgctaaaatggaagggatacagtgatgaattcaacagttggataccattaaaagatattaaaaatatataa